One window of Microbacterium sediminis genomic DNA carries:
- a CDS encoding aldo/keto reductase has protein sequence MALDIPRITLHDGTPFAEVGLGTYKLTGDDGIAAIKAGIEGGYRVLDTAVNYGNESEVGEAVRRSGVDRDEIVVTTKVPGRHHGYDEAIASGRASNETLGLGHIDLLLIHWPNPSVDKYVDTFRGMIALREEGIVRSVGVSNFTIPMLERLERETGVIPSVNQVELHPYFPQAELRAFHAEKGIRTESWSPLARRTELLSEPVVQEIAAAHGVGPTQAVIRWHVQLGATPIPKSADPARQRENADVFGFELTADEVEALSSLERGRIFDADPNHHEEM, from the coding sequence ATGGCACTCGACATCCCGCGGATCACACTGCACGACGGCACGCCCTTCGCCGAGGTCGGCCTCGGCACCTACAAGCTGACCGGCGACGACGGCATCGCCGCGATCAAGGCGGGCATCGAGGGCGGCTACCGCGTGCTCGACACGGCCGTGAACTACGGCAACGAGAGCGAGGTGGGCGAGGCGGTGCGCCGCAGCGGCGTCGACCGTGACGAGATCGTCGTGACCACGAAGGTCCCGGGCCGCCACCACGGCTATGACGAGGCGATCGCCAGCGGCCGCGCGTCGAACGAGACCCTCGGCCTCGGGCACATCGATCTGCTGCTCATCCACTGGCCCAACCCGTCGGTCGACAAGTACGTCGACACGTTCCGCGGCATGATCGCGCTGCGCGAGGAGGGCATCGTCCGGTCGGTGGGCGTGTCGAACTTCACGATCCCGATGCTCGAGCGCCTCGAGCGCGAGACCGGCGTGATCCCGTCGGTGAACCAGGTCGAGCTGCACCCGTACTTCCCGCAGGCCGAGCTGCGCGCCTTCCACGCGGAGAAGGGCATCCGCACCGAGAGCTGGAGCCCGCTGGCCCGCCGCACCGAGCTGCTGAGCGAGCCGGTGGTGCAGGAGATCGCAGCCGCGCACGGCGTCGGCCCCACGCAGGCCGTGATCCGCTGGCACGTGCAGCTCGGCGCCACGCCGATCCCCAAGTCGGCCGACCCCGCGCGCCAGCGCGAGAACGCCGACGTCTTCGGCTTCGAGCTGACCGCCGACGAGGTCGAGGCGCTGTCCTCCCTGGAGCGCGGCCGCATCTTCGACGCCGACCCGAACCACCACGAGGAGATGTGA
- a CDS encoding NAD(P)/FAD-dependent oxidoreductase, protein MNTITDVAIIGAGPAGLQAALTLGRMHRSVVVLDAGRYRNDRADAMHNLIGHDGQTPAAFRAAARAELARYDSVRFVAAEVGEVTGAAGGFRLSTGEGDHVASRVILATGMRDTLPDIPGIEAAFGSSVAHCPFCHGHEFAGRSVALIGPGPFLEHMSALMAPIASALVAFPRGGALDEGAARRLALRGTEIEPAPVLSARGDAEGIDLALEGGGSRRFGGALVQLATEPAAPHAARLGVERSELGAVLVDPFGRSSVPGVYAAGDVAQQRSMPAPMWAVWSAIATGAAAATGALQDIVAAEAAALERAVPA, encoded by the coding sequence ATGAACACCATCACGGATGTCGCGATCATCGGCGCCGGCCCCGCGGGGCTGCAGGCGGCCCTCACCCTCGGGCGGATGCATCGCTCGGTCGTCGTCCTCGACGCCGGCCGCTACCGCAACGACCGCGCCGACGCGATGCACAACCTCATCGGCCACGACGGGCAGACACCCGCCGCCTTCCGCGCCGCCGCCCGCGCCGAGCTCGCGCGGTACGACAGCGTGAGGTTCGTGGCGGCCGAGGTGGGCGAGGTGACCGGCGCGGCCGGCGGCTTCCGACTGTCGACCGGCGAGGGCGATCACGTCGCGTCGCGCGTGATCCTGGCCACGGGCATGCGCGACACGCTTCCGGACATCCCCGGGATCGAGGCGGCGTTCGGCTCGTCGGTCGCGCACTGCCCGTTCTGCCACGGGCACGAGTTCGCCGGCCGGTCGGTGGCGCTCATCGGCCCCGGCCCGTTCCTCGAGCACATGAGCGCGCTCATGGCGCCCATCGCCTCGGCGCTCGTGGCGTTCCCGCGCGGCGGCGCGCTCGACGAGGGCGCCGCGCGGCGCCTGGCGCTGCGGGGCACCGAGATCGAGCCGGCGCCGGTGCTGTCGGCCCGCGGCGACGCGGAGGGCATCGACCTCGCGCTCGAGGGCGGCGGATCGCGGCGCTTCGGCGGGGCACTCGTGCAGCTGGCCACCGAGCCGGCCGCCCCGCACGCCGCGCGGCTCGGCGTCGAGCGCTCCGAGCTGGGCGCCGTGCTCGTCGACCCGTTCGGGCGCTCGAGCGTGCCCGGGGTGTACGCGGCCGGTGACGTCGCGCAGCAGCGGTCGATGCCGGCGCCGATGTGGGCGGTCTGGAGCGCGATCGCGACCGGTGCCGCGGCGGCCACCGGCGCGCTGCAGGACATCGTGGCCGCCGAGGCCGCGGCGCTCGAGCGGGCGGTGCCCGCCTGA
- a CDS encoding DUF1992 domain-containing protein, whose protein sequence is MPARSEPQEPEDPRITAMRYRLERDGVIEPEERTAGPRWSTAEERAAVVESAIQQAIRRGEFDDLPGAGKPLEGLGERHDPDWWVRRKIEREQLSGLGPPALALRVEHAEFAERIDALTHEREVREYVEDFNLRVREARLQLLGGPPVVTPEHDVEAEVAAWRERREARARAAARAAAAPQPRPRRWWRRAR, encoded by the coding sequence ATGCCCGCCCGCAGCGAGCCGCAGGAGCCGGAGGACCCGCGCATCACGGCGATGCGCTATCGCCTCGAGCGCGACGGCGTGATCGAGCCGGAGGAGCGCACGGCCGGTCCCCGCTGGTCCACGGCCGAGGAGCGCGCGGCGGTGGTCGAGTCGGCGATCCAGCAGGCGATCCGCCGCGGCGAGTTCGACGATCTGCCGGGCGCCGGCAAGCCGCTCGAGGGACTGGGCGAACGTCACGATCCGGACTGGTGGGTCCGCCGCAAGATCGAGCGCGAGCAGCTGAGCGGGCTCGGCCCGCCCGCCCTGGCCCTGCGCGTAGAGCACGCCGAGTTCGCCGAGCGGATCGACGCCCTCACGCACGAGCGTGAGGTGCGCGAGTACGTCGAGGACTTCAACCTGCGGGTGCGCGAGGCGCGCCTGCAGCTGCTCGGCGGCCCGCCGGTGGTCACGCCCGAGCACGACGTCGAGGCGGAGGTGGCCGCGTGGCGCGAGCGCCGCGAGGCCCGCGCCCGCGCCGCCGCCCGGGCCGCGGCGGCCCCGCAGCCGCGACCGCGCCGCTGGTGGCGCCGCGCGCGCTGA